A single genomic interval of Helianthus annuus cultivar XRQ/B chromosome 13, HanXRQr2.0-SUNRISE, whole genome shotgun sequence harbors:
- the LOC110901732 gene encoding putative F-box protein At3g24700: MADLPIETIFEILTRVPAKVVGRSRSVCKEWYALLSTRDFIRVHCSRSLVSSNQRVLLIDDLTCSVHPIIFQSYDYGPRSIVTLPFDHQNNDVSILSHLNGLLCVCLNHTNELLLWNPTTTAFKRLSTPDSLGIYINNLDAVGLYADDADDYKVLHIKRRRHVYESYVYSRELNFWRNIPFLTRQEYLSPNFAWSPGTFCGGTMYFTLCECWVGGTNVVICFDINSEQFKEISFPPVPSTGFVQGVLVNVKNELHMFAATGWFEITIDLWTLKEDYWIKVLSCPPIPPISLSLWGDITHYVTNGNWFVMTKLGKLFTIEMDTKPFEILYPVTWFRGYKGAVFVETVVSPSI, translated from the coding sequence ATGGCTGATCTTCCTATTGAAACAATATTTGAGATATTAACGAGGGTGCCAGCGAAGGTCGTAGGACGTTCTAGGAGTGTTTGTAAGGAATGGTATGCGTTGCTGTCAACTCGAGATTTCATAAGGGTACATTGTTCTCGCTCATTAGTTTCATCTAACCAGAGGGTTCTCTTAATTGACGACCTAACATGCTCTGTTCATCCGATCATCTTTCAATCCTATGATTATGGGCCAAGGTCAATAGTTACATTACCATTCGACCACCAAAATAATGATGTGTCAATACTTTCACATTTGAATGGATTGTTGTGTGTTTGCTTGAATCATACAAACGAGTTGcttctttggaatccaacaacTACTGCTTTCAAGCGTTTGTCAACACCTGATTCTCTTGGAATCTATATAAATAATCTTGATGCCGTTGGTTTGTATGCTGATGATGCCGATGATTACAAGGTCTTGCATATCAAGCGTAGGAGACATGTATATGAAAGCTATGTTTATTCTAGGGAATTAAACTTTTGGAGAAATATTCCTTTCTTAACAAGACAAGAGTACCTTAGCCCCAATTTCGCGTGGTCACCAGGCACATTTTGTGGTGGTACTATGTATTTCACTCTTTGCGAATGTTGGGTTGGAGGTACAAATGTGGTGATTTGTTTTGATATTAATTCAGAGCAGTTCAAGGAGATAAGCTTTCCACCTGTTCCATCTACGGGATTTGTTCAAGGTGTTTTAGTGAATGTAAAAAATGAGCTTCACATGTTTGCTGCGACTGGCTGGTTTGAGATAACAATTGACCTGTGGACGCTAAAAGAGGATTACTGGATTAAGGTCTTATCGTGTCCTCCGATCCCCCCAATATCATTGTCATTGTGGGGCGATATAACACATTACGTGACGAATGGTAATTGGTTTGTGATGACTAAATTAGGGAAGCTTTTTACTATTGAAATGGATACGAAGCCCTTCGAAATTCTTTATCCAGTTACTTGGTTTCGTGGTTATAAGGGTGCGGTGTTTGTGGAGACCGTTGTTTCACCAAGTATTTAG
- the LOC110901731 gene encoding uncharacterized protein LOC110901731 has translation MTNGQPNHLNQASSSRSSTRAEKRKGYNKRYYDARKENNKVQKFGSSEVSQSASSLSLMSNRSAERTPLRSLQSNITQFTQMTNMNASSISTVKRKEYNGMHISNGSQITSTPTNDVTPTTTFPNVIDEVITRTSRGVRIQPRTLLPQLSEVVDQPSFQNENVEDDPYNFVYDRLPREHRVLKERSACPDCGAKRFQFEFDTFCCMSGKTVLANSEIPEELHRLFTSQDEIGNIFRQNIRAYNTNFSFASMGVTLDDTLNNMRDGVYTFRAHRGIYHKIDQLVPRDGTPRYLQLYFYDPDAELDLRLQWPNLDRRITQILTRVLSTNPYVDTFRRLAELGPLDNYRVTLNASVELDQRVYNRPTTSEVAGIWVEGNDNITSYKRSIVVYGRSEYSQTIQPYFSCYDPLSYPLFFPNGESGWHANIPRHGVSINEVRNNDNIEGEMEESNTRSGRTTVAMREYYCYKFQIRSTENVLLFGGRLLQQFVVDVYIKMETSRLQFCERNQAKIRADLYQGLVDCVNVGEVHANRVGKRIVLPASFIGGPRDMRRRFLDAMTLVQDDGKPDIFLTMTCNPKWPEICDNLHVGQTAQDRPDLVSRVFRGKLEDLKEQLFKKHILGEVKSYVYVIEFQKRGLPHAHFLLIMYPQHKINNADHYDKVVCAEIPNKQRHPKLHEMVVKHMIHGPCGNLRLSSPCMQGDPKICRFHYPRQFNEQTTQGEDAYPLYRRRDTGIEVDVRGKTLDNRWVVPYNPRLLMMFNCHINVEVCSSIKSVKYLFKYVYKGHDKQVIQVDQSEPGVVVNEIKSFQDARYISPPEAMWRIFSFSLSQISPSVLALQLHLPNNQMVRFRDDDLMSNIIDRERDKRTMLTAFFERNRIDETARVYLYKDFPKHFTWNGSTRRWNPRGGKKQRGRIVSANPAEGERYYLRLLLSNVRGPTSFEHLCTVNGQRCETFRKAALELGLIEDDEYLSQCLEEASTFQFPNALRRLFATIMIFCQPGDIRKLWNDHFESLSEDHRLHCQSIERVQNLVLTEISVFLQSMGKNINEFDLPKITDDVNLQDAGCRELQEEYGIVLEPEHLSAKDSLNPDQKNVFDEIMMHVDNDLPGVFFIDGPGGTGKTFLYIALLAEIRSRGLIALATASSGAAANNMPGGRTAHSRFQIPLNLENNSMCNIKKQSGAAKLIRSAKVIIWDEASMAKRQAIEAVDRTLQDIIGVSLPFGGKIMVMGGDFRQVLPVIKRGTRAQIVDSSVRMSPLWSLTKKMRLTINMRALKDPWFSKFLLRVGDGTEEPIEGNYIRIPDDMTIQCNDRENAIKELIHAIFPSIEDNVYSSDYIISRAILSTKNESVDEINNQMIEIFQGEEKVYYSFDEAEDDQRNFYPVEFLNSLNISGLAPHKLRLKIGCPIILLRNIDPSHGLCNGTRLICKGFMRNVIDAEIAVGQHAGKRVFLPRIPLTLSEDDMFPFKLKRKQFPVRLSFSMTINKAQGQTIPNVGIYLPDSVFSHGQLYVALSRGISRQSTKVLVHLAKEFKQRGVYTSNVVYQEVLRD, from the exons ATGACTAATGGACAACCAAACCATCTTAATCAAGCTTCTAGCTCTCGTTCATCTACTAGAGCTGAAAAACGAAAAGGGTATAACAAAAGATATTATGATGCACGCAAAGAAAATAACAAAGTCCAAAAATTTGGGAGTAGTGAGGTCTCCCAAAGTGCTTCATCACTATCTTTAATGAGTAATAGATCAGCAGAAAGGACACCGTTAAGAAGTTTACAGAGTAATATTACTCAATTTACCCAAATGACAAACATGAACGCGTCAAGTATTTCTACCGTGAAACGTAAGGAGTACAATGGAATGCATATTTCAAACGGTAGTCAAATTACATCAACCCCGACTAATGATGTTACGCCGACAACCACATTCCCCAATGTAATTGATGAAGTCATTACCAGAACATCACGAG GTGTTCGAATTCAACCACGTACACTTTTACCTCAACTTTCTGAAGTAGTTGATCAACCTTCCTTCCAAAATGAGAATGTAGAAGATGATCCATATAACTTTGTTTACGATCGTTTACCTAGAGAACATCGTGTTTTAAAAGAACGTAGTGCATGTCCTGATTGTGGAGCAAAACGTTTTCAATTTGAATTTGATACCTTTTGTTGTATGAGTGGGAAAACTGTGTTAGCAAATTCAGAAATTCCAGAGGAATTGCACCGACTTTTCACATCGCAAGATGAAATTGGAAATATTTTTAGGCAAAACATTCGTGCTTATAACACCAATTTTTCTTTTGCCTCAATGGGAGTGACGTTGGATGATACATTGAACAATATGAGAGACGGTGTATATACTTTTCGTGCACATAGAGGAATATATCACAAAATCGACCAATTAGTTCCGAGGGATGGAACCCCTAGGTACCTGCAGTTGTATTTTTATGATCCTGATGCCGAGTTAGATCTCAGACTCCAATGGCCAAATCTTGATCGTCGTATTACTCAAATTTTGACACGCGTTCTTTCTACAAACCCATATGTCGATACATTTAGAAGACTTGCAGAATTAGGACCTCTGGACAACTATAGAGTCACTTTGAATGCTTCGGTTGAACTTGACCAAAGGGTGTACAACCGACCAACGACATCGGAG GTTGCTGGTATTTGGGTTGAAGGTAATGACAATATCACTTCGTATAAACGAAGTATTGTTGTGTATGGTAGGTCTGAATATAGCCAAACTATTCAGCCGTACTTCAGTTGTTACGATCCATTGTCGTATCCTCTATTTTTTCCTAATGGTGAGTCGGGTTGGCATGCAAACATACCACGTCACGGAGTATCAATAAATGAGGTTCGCAACAATGACAACATCGAAGGAGAAATGGAAG AGTCTAACACACGAAGTGGTAGAACAACCGTGGCTATGCGAGAGTACTACTGTTACAAGTTCCAGATTCGATCTACCGAAAACGTGCTTTTGTTCGGTGGTAGACTGCTACAACAATTTGTGGTAGATGTTTACATAAAAATGGAGACATCACGCTTACAATTTTGTGAGAGAAACCAGGCTAAGATACGTGCCGATTTGTACCAAGGTCTTGTGGATTGCGTCAATGTTGGTGAGGTTCATGCAAACAGAGTCGGGAAAAGAATTGTGTTGCCTGCATCTTTCATCGGAGGTCCTCGCGACATGCGACGTCGGTTTCTAGATGCGATGACTTTAGTTCAAGACGACGGCAAGCCTGATATATTCCTTACAATGACGTGTAATCCTAAGTGGCCTGAGATATGTGATAATTTACATGTTGGTCAAACTGCACAAGATCGTCCAGACCTTGTTTCAAGAGTGTTCCGGGGTAAATTAGAAGATCTTAAGGAACAACTCTTCAAGAAACATATCCTTGGGGAAGTTAAGTCATACGTTTATGTCATTGAATTTCAAAAGCGTGGTTTGCCGCACGCACATTTTCTCCTTATCATGTACCCGCAACACAAGATCAATAACGCCGACCATTATGATAAGGTTGTGTGTGCTGAAATTCCTAACAAACAAAGACATCCCAAATTGCATGAGATGGTTGTCAAGCACATGATTCACGGTCCTTGCGGCAATTTACGATTAAGCAGTCCTTGTATGCAGGGTGATCCTAAAATTTGTCGTTTTCATTATCCTAGACAATTTAATGAACAGACAACACAAGGAGAAGATGCGTATCCGTTGTATCGAAGGAGAGACACCGGGATTGAAGTGGATGTACGAGGAAAAACACTTGATAATAGATGGGTGGTCCCATATAACCCAAGGCTTTTGATGATGTTTAACTGCCACATCAATGTTGAAGTTTGCTCAAGTATAAAATCTGTGAAATATCTTTTTAAATATGTTTATAAAGGACATGACAAACAGGTTATTCAAGTTGATCAAAGTGAGCCAGGGGTTGTTGTTAATGAGATAAAGAGCTTTCAAGATGCACGCTACATATCTCCCCCAGAGGCTATGTGGCGCATTTTTTCCTTCTCTCTTTCTCAAATCTCTCCTTCTGTTTTAGCCTTACAGCTTCATCTCCCAAATAATCAGATGGTTAGATTTAGAGATGATGACTTAATGTCTAATATTATTGATAGGGAAAGAGATAAGAGAACCATGCTAACAGCATTTTTTGAGAGAAATAGAATCGATGAAACAGCAAGGGTATATttgtataaagattttccaaaacACTTTACGTGGAATGGAAGCACACGCCGTTGGAATCCTCGTGGCGGTAAAAAACAAAGAGGTCGTATCGTTTCCGCTAATCCAGCCGAAGGAGAAAGGTACTACTTACGCCTACTTTTGTCAAATGTCAGAGGGCCTACTTCTTTTGAACATCTTTGCACAGTTAATGGTCAACGGTGTGAGACATTTCGAAAAGCAGCTCTTGAGTTAGGCTTAATAGAAGACGATGAATATCTATCACAATGTCTCGAAGAAGCCTCTACGTTTCAGTTTCCCAATGCTCTTCGAAGGTTATTTGCGACCATAATGATTTTTTGCCAACCTGGAGATATTCGAAAGTTATGGAATGACCATTTTGAATCACTGTCTGAAGATCATCGGTTACACTGTCAAAGTATAGAACGAGTTCAAAATTTGGTTCTTACTGAAATTAGTGTCTTCCTACAATCCATGGGTAAAAATATCAATGAATTCGACCTTCCTAAGATAACAGACGATGTTAACTTACAAGATGCAGGTTGTCGTGAGTTACAAGAAGAGTATGGAATTGTTTTGGAACCTGAACACTTGAGTGCCAAAGATTCACTTAATCCGGACCAAAAAAACGTGTTTGATGAGATCATGATGCATGTTGATAATGATCTTCCAGGCGTGTTCTTTATTGATGGCCCAGGTGGAACTGGAAAAACATTTTTGTACATTGCCTTGCTTGCTGAAATTCGGTCACGTGGTCTTATTGCTCTCGCAACAGCTTCATCAGGTGCAGCGGCTAATAATATGCCAGGAGGTAGAACGGCTCACTCAAGATTCCAGATTCCTCTTAATCTTGAAAATAATTCAATGTGCAATATCAAAAAACAGAGTGGGGCCGCTAAACTGATTCGGTCTGCCAAAGTAATCATATGGGATGAAGCGTCGATGGCTAAACGACAGGCGATAGAGGCAGTCGATCGTACATTACAAGACATTATAGGCGTTAGTCTCCCATTTGGTGGGAAGATAATGGTTATGGGAGGTGACTTCAGACAGGTGTTGCCGGTTATTAAACGTGGCACTCGAGCACAAATTGTAGACTCCAGTGTACGAATGTCACCTCTTTGGTCTTTGACTAAGAAGATGCGGTTGACCATAAATATGAGAGCGCTGAAAGATCCATGGTTTTCTAAATTTCTTTTAAGAGTCGGCGATGGAACTGAAGAACCAATCGAAGGAAACTATATTCGCATACCTGATGACATGACAATTCAGTGCAACGACAGAGAAAACGCTATAAAAGAATTGATCCATGCCATCTTTCCATCAATTGAAGATAATGTATATTCTTCAGATTATATAATCTCTAGAGCAATATTGTCCACTAAAAATGAGAGTGTTGACGAGATTAATAATCAAATGATTGaaatttttcaaggggaggaaaAAGTTTACTACAGTTTTGATGAAGCTGAAGACGATCAGCGTAACTTCTATCCGGTCGAGTTCTTAAACTCACTAAATATTAGTGGTTTGGCGCCTCATAAGCTTCGTTTAAAAATTGGATGCCCAATAATATTGTTACGTAATATCGATCCATCACATGGCCTGTGTAATGGCACGCGGTTGATATGTAAGGGTTTCATGCGAAATGTTATTGATGCGGAAATTGCAGTTGGTCAACATGCCGGAAAAAGAGTTTTTTTGCCAAGAATCCCTCTAACCCTTTCTGAAGATGACATGTTCCCATTCAAGctgaaaagaaaacaatttccaGTTCGACTTAGCTTTTCCATGACGATTAATAAAGCTCAAGGTCAAACAATTCCGAACGTTGGTATTTATCTACCGGATTCTGTATTTTCACATGGACAACTTTATGTCGCGTTATCAAGAGGGATTTCAAGACAAAGTACGAAGGTGTTGGTACATCTCGCCAAAGAATTCAAACAACGCGGAGTTTACACATCAAATGTTGTCTACCAGGAAGTGTTACGTGATTAA